The sequence below is a genomic window from Halolamina litorea.
GGCGCTGATCGCCGGGGCGACGTTCATCGCGCGCTACGAGCCGACCGACCTGCTGTTCGTGGTCTGGGCGGCGTTCATCACCTCGATGGCCTTCACCCAGGTGCGCTTCAACTACTACCTCGCCATCGTCGTCGTCGTCGCGAACGCGTACCTGTTCGCGCGCGTGCTCGACTACCTCGACTTCGACGCCGCGCTGTCGACGACCGACGTGGAGGCGCGAACAGTCGGGCTGGCCGCCGTCCCGGTCGTCATCGGCCTGTTGCTGTTCGACTACGCGCTGATCGCGGTGGTGCTCGCGGCAGGGCTGCTCGCCGCGGCCGTGGCCTTCGTCGACGAGTTCGAGGGTCACCAGGTGCTCACCGTCGCCGCGGTGTTGCTGCTGATCGCTGCGCCCGTCCTCGCGGTGCCGATCACGCTGGGCGGGACCCAGACCTCCGCCGGGACGAACACCGCGACCTCGGTGCAAGTCGGTAACAGCACCGGCCCGGGCGCCGTGCTCGCGTGGCAGCCTACCTTCGACTGGATGCAGAACAACACCCCCGAAGAGGGGAACCTCGGCGGGGCCGGTAACGCCGACGAGATGGAGTACTACGGGAAGTACGACCGGGTCGACGACTACGACTACCCCGACGGCGCCTACGGTGTGATGTCGTGGTGGGACTACGGCCACTGGATCACCACCGGCGCCGAGCGGATCCCGAACGCGAACCCGTTCCAGCAGGGCGCGACCAACGCCGCGAACTACCTGCTTGCGCCCAACGAGACGCGGGCCCAGCAGGTGCTCGACGCCCGCGCCGGCGAGGGTGAGGAGACCCGCTACGTGATGGTCGACTACCAGATGGCCTCCGTCACGGACAAGTTCAGCGCGCCGGTGACGTTCTACGACGACGAGAACGTCTCCTACGGCGACTTCGCCACGGGCGTCTACCAGCTCAACGAGACGCCCCAGGGCCAGGTGTACGCCGAGCAGTTCTCGCAGGTGTACCACCAGCGCTACTACGAGAGCCTGATGGTGCGGCTCTACCGCTACCACGGCTCCGCACAGAGCGCCCAGCCGTTCGTCCTCGACTGGGACACCTCTCAGGGCGTCCCGGCCGTCGATTCCGACGAGGGGCTGCTCCAGCGCTACCCCAACATGAGCGCCGCACGCGAGGCAGCGGCGAATGACCCCACCGCGCAGGTCGGCGGCATCGGGCCGTTCCCGAGCGAGGACGTCCCCGCACTGGAGCACTACCGACTGGTGAAGGCGAGCACGTACCAGAACCAGCAGTTCCAGCTGAACGACCGGCGACAGGCCGCGATGAGCGGCGACGGGCTCTACGGCCTGATCTACCAGCAGTCGACGACGACGCCGTCGTGGGTCAAGACCTTCGAGAAGGTCCCCGGGGCGACGATCGAGGGCTCGAACGCGCCCGCCAACACCGAGGTGACCGCCTCGGTTCAGATGCGGATGCCGGGCTCGAACGAGACGTTCGTCTACACCCAGCACGCCCAGACCGACGAGAACGGCGAGTTCACGATGACGCTGCCGTACTCGACGACGGGCTACGACGAGTTCGGGCCGGAGAACGGCTACACGAACGTCAGCGTGCGTGCGACCTCGAACTACACGGTCACCGCACCGTCGACGACCAACGAGAGCGGCTACACCATCCAGTACGGCGAACAGTTCGACGTGTCCGAGGGGAAGGTGCTGGGCGTCGACGAGGAGCCGACGCAGGTGACGCTCGAACCGCGAACGCAGGCACCCGAGGGTGCGAACGAGTCGGGTAACACGTCCGACAACACCACGGACACGAACAGTTCCAGCCTCACGGGCCCGAGCGAACTGCCGCTCCCCGATTCGGACCGGACCACCGACGGAACGACCGGCGACACGACTGACAGCCTCGACGCCGGTGCGGCCGGTACCGCCCCGCGCGTCACGGTCCCCGCACTCGACTGATGGGGGTTCGCGAGACGCTCGGCGTCTACCTTCGCGGGATCGCGATGGGTGCCGCCGACGCGGTGCCGGGCGTCTCGGGCGGGACGATCGCGCTGCTGACGGGGATCTACCCCCGGCTGATCGGCGCGGTCACCGCCGTCGAACCGGACCGCGTGCTCTCCGTGCTCGGGACCCCGTTCCCCGACCGGCGTAGCGAGGGGATCGCGGCGTTCCGCGAGATGGACGGCCTCTTCCTCGCCGCGCTGGGGTTGGGTATCGCGAGCGCCGTCGTCACCGTTTCTCGGGTGCTCGAACACGCGATGGAGGCGTACCCGGCGGCGACGTTCGGCGGCTTCTTCGGCCTCATCGGCGCCTCGGCGTGGCTGCTGCGCGGCCAGATGCGACTCGACACGCGCGGGCGCTGGGCGGCCGGGATCGCCGGCTTCGGCGTCGCCTTCCTCCTTTCGGGGCAGGCCGAGGGCGCTCTCGGTCACGCGCTCCCCGTCACCTTCCTCGCCGGCGCGATCGCGGTGACGGCGATGATCCTGCCGGGGGTTTCCGGCTCGCTGCTCCTGCTCCTGTTGGGACAGTACGAATATATGGTGACACAGCTGAGAAAATTCGTCGACGGCCTACTCGCGCTCGTCAGCGGGAATACGACTGGTCTCCCGGCGGAGACGGCGACTATCGTTACCTTCCTTGCAGGCGGTGTGTTCGGGCTGTTCACTGTCTCCCACGCCGTGAAGTGGGCACTGGATCGTCGTCGGGCGGAGACGATGACGTTCCTCGTCGCGCTGGTCGTCGGCGCGCTCCGGGCGCCGGTGGTGCAGGCCGGCAGCGAACTCCCTGCTGGCTGGACGAACTCTTCGATAGTGGTGTTTCTGGTGACCGGCGGTGTGGGCGCGGCCCTCGTGCTTGCCGTGGAACGGGTAGCCGGAAGAGACGCACTGGAGTAGTTTCTCTGTAGCGCGACTGATCTTCCGGAGATTACCTCTATACCCCTCACAGGCCGTTGGCTCGTAGGTGAATATGAAGTAAGACCACTGTTACGGCCTGTTCGTGGTCTCTATCACAGGCTATGCTGTGGTGAACACGATGATTCTGTCCCGTATATCTGGGTCGCTCGTTCTTCAGGTTTTCAGGCAGTACGAGTACGTCACCTTACTCCGCCTCTGTGGTGGAGATTGTCGGTGGACTCCTGTTCTGGCCCCTATTCTGAGGCAGGCGAGTAGCCGCCATTCACGTTCAGCGTCCCCGACTTCAGGGCGAGGTGACATGTCGCCCCTCCATGCGGAGACTTTTGCCCCGCATGGAGTAGCCGAAATCCGATGTTCTTCGCCGCGTTGTAGTCCGCGTTGACTTCGTACCCACACTTCTGGCAACAGAACTTCGCTTGAGACGGACGATTTTTGTCCAGCGTCGTCCCGCACTTGGAACATCGCTTGGACGTGTACGCCGGGTCCACCTGTGTCGTGCCGATCGCCTCCGCTTCGGCCTTGTACGCCACATAGTCGTACAAGCGGCGGAACGCCCACGCATGGAACTTCTTTACCCCAGGCATCCGATCACGGATATCGGTCAACTCCTCGAACGCTATCTGGTCACACCCGTGGGTGACGGCTTCATGGACGATTGCTTTCGATGTTCGGTGTAGATAGTCCTCAACCCACCGTGTCTCCCGGCCAGCCATCTGTTCGATGGTTCGATGGGCCGACTCCGTACCTGTTCGTTGAAGCTCGCCCCGAACGCGC
It includes:
- a CDS encoding oligosaccharyl transferase, archaeosortase A system-associated: MSSRSESDDLRQSFRDTAEDWYHVPALLLAAAWMFWVRMQSYSNFLQNGEVYFSGNDAWYHLRQTMYSVENFPGVMPFDIWTGFPVGRFAGQFGTLYDQLIALAALVVGLGSPSDALVGKALLVAPPVFGALAVVPVYLLGKRFGNRLGGLFGVGLLALIPGGFLQRTLVGAADHNAAEPFFMALAMVGLFGAVAAAKRTMPVWEVVYEELVENRSPETIREPLIWSVFAGVLVGLFLWVWPPAVFLVGIFGLFAALAITSSVFHGDTAEPITFATVVSMTTAAVFSILIIDTVGFGTTAHSLLQPLAAIAVAVGAAFLAWLARYWEQEDIEITYYPAAVVGIAAVLSLLLSVVASGLFGSITGNLLQIVGFSASAGTRTISEAQPFISQNSISQYGLNSASERIVFEYGLTFFSGLLGVVLMHIRPLLRDGSQRAYQYLGGSALAIGLIFLTPLPSIIGDLFGVNGQLIGLLVVSALIAGATFIARYEPTDLLFVVWAAFITSMAFTQVRFNYYLAIVVVVANAYLFARVLDYLDFDAALSTTDVEARTVGLAAVPVVIGLLLFDYALIAVVLAAGLLAAAVAFVDEFEGHQVLTVAAVLLLIAAPVLAVPITLGGTQTSAGTNTATSVQVGNSTGPGAVLAWQPTFDWMQNNTPEEGNLGGAGNADEMEYYGKYDRVDDYDYPDGAYGVMSWWDYGHWITTGAERIPNANPFQQGATNAANYLLAPNETRAQQVLDARAGEGEETRYVMVDYQMASVTDKFSAPVTFYDDENVSYGDFATGVYQLNETPQGQVYAEQFSQVYHQRYYESLMVRLYRYHGSAQSAQPFVLDWDTSQGVPAVDSDEGLLQRYPNMSAAREAAANDPTAQVGGIGPFPSEDVPALEHYRLVKASTYQNQQFQLNDRRQAAMSGDGLYGLIYQQSTTTPSWVKTFEKVPGATIEGSNAPANTEVTASVQMRMPGSNETFVYTQHAQTDENGEFTMTLPYSTTGYDEFGPENGYTNVSVRATSNYTVTAPSTTNESGYTIQYGEQFDVSEGKVLGVDEEPTQVTLEPRTQAPEGANESGNTSDNTTDTNSSSLTGPSELPLPDSDRTTDGTTGDTTDSLDAGAAGTAPRVTVPALD
- a CDS encoding DUF368 domain-containing protein translates to MGVRETLGVYLRGIAMGAADAVPGVSGGTIALLTGIYPRLIGAVTAVEPDRVLSVLGTPFPDRRSEGIAAFREMDGLFLAALGLGIASAVVTVSRVLEHAMEAYPAATFGGFFGLIGASAWLLRGQMRLDTRGRWAAGIAGFGVAFLLSGQAEGALGHALPVTFLAGAIAVTAMILPGVSGSLLLLLLGQYEYMVTQLRKFVDGLLALVSGNTTGLPAETATIVTFLAGGVFGLFTVSHAVKWALDRRRAETMTFLVALVVGALRAPVVQAGSELPAGWTNSSIVVFLVTGGVGAALVLAVERVAGRDALE